A single window of Leeuwenhoekiella sp. MAR_2009_132 DNA harbors:
- a CDS encoding transposase, translating to MKNSKFSESQIIKALKENEQGRSVGDLSRELGIDKSTFYYWRKKYGGMEQQHLKRLKELEEENNRLKQMYADVSLDNKMLKDVYQKSSKTFRQKSSS from the coding sequence ATGAAAAACAGCAAATTTAGCGAGAGCCAAATAATTAAAGCTCTTAAAGAGAATGAACAAGGAAGATCTGTGGGCGATCTATCCAGAGAATTAGGTATTGACAAGAGTACCTTTTATTACTGGCGTAAAAAGTATGGAGGAATGGAGCAGCAACACCTTAAGCGTTTAAAGGAGCTCGAGGAAGAAAATAACAGGCTCAAGCAAATGTATGCAGATGTAAGCCTGGACAACAAAATGCTCAAGGACGTTTATCAAAAAAGTTCTAAGACCTTCCGACAAAAGAGTTCGAGTTAA